Within Topomyia yanbarensis strain Yona2022 chromosome 2, ASM3024719v1, whole genome shotgun sequence, the genomic segment CAAATAGTTTCCGGAGCGGTTCACATTGGCCATTATAGTGTTCGGACTAGGACTATCATTCAAACTACTAACGTTCATGTGTTGTACCTTGGCCGCGGTCATGGCATCTGCTATTTCCGAGCCTCCCTTCTCGGGACATTCGCTTTCGTAGTCACTGGTCGGAATGCGATATTTGGCCAGCTGCTGATAGACCTGCTTGATGCGTTCCATGTTGGCCCGGCTGGCAATCGCGTGATTCACCATGGGCATGGGATAGTCTTTACCGATGATGCACTTAGCCGCTCGCTGGACACTCTCCGGAGCATTCCACGGTTCGTGGATGTAGCGTGTTGGGAAATTCTGCAAAACAAGTAGCACATTAGTAAATAAATTTAACTACTGTCTTTATTTCAGAAATTCTAAAACAATTCGAAACATTCAACTCTTCTGTTAGACAGGAATAATTTGAAGAATAATAATTCTTCAACCAAGTCCACAACAAGAACAGAAAACACTTACCTTTAGCACCGGCAAATAACGCCGTATGTAGTCTCCGTTAGGATCCGCCTTCCGACCAAACTTCACCGGGCAGTAGCAGTGGAAAAACTGCTGGAAGAACGATGAACACGACAACCACATCCACATCCCGGCATTCACGGACCAGTCGGCATCCAACAGTAATTCCTCGAAAATTTTCATCCCCTCCTCCCAGGAAATCCACAGATCCCCACGGGTAAGAAAGCAGGCAACCGCATGTCGAGCCAGGTGATGTATCCATCCTTCCTCCCGCAATTGTGTCATAATAGAATCGATCCAGGGGAAACCCGTTTGGCCACTGGCCCATTTTGCCAGAGCGTCTGCGTTGTGGTCCCACGGGATTTGCACGCAGATTGGATTTCCACTCATTTTATCAAAATTAGGATTTTCAGTTGCCGCACAGTAAAAGAATTCCCTCCAGAGCAATTGACCGTGCAGTGACAGAGGTGGTCGGGCCTTTTTGATCTTTTTGTACAAATCTGTTAGCTGATAGTAGAACAGCCTCGTACTGAGGCAACCAAATCGCAGGTATGGCGAAAGTCCTGTTTGACTAGCAAATAACGACTGGGGAGTCATTTTAGGTCGTCCGAATGAGGCCACCCAAGCCTTACGTTCCAGGTGACGCTCAAGTCGGGCCAGAGCTTCCGTTTCTCCACCCACCCAAATAGACGGTTTAAGACCCTCGGTTTCAAAGCCCAGCTCTTCCAGTGTTGGAACGCCAAACTTATCATCGTGGTCGTTGCTCTGCGGTGTTGTCCCGTTACCGATTGTTGTCATTGTGATTGCCTGTTCCGGCTGGGATGGGGCTTCCATCGATGCGAATAAGGCTTGGAACTGATGGTAGGTGAGTGGGGCCCGGCCGCCATTTTTTTCGATGATCCTTAAAAGAATACAAAATTATTAATCACCGAAATAAGATTCCTCGTTAGCCAGAAAAACTTACCCATCGAGTTCATACAGTGTATGTGAAACGGCTGAAATAACTTCGATGCCGAGCTCTCGGCAAATTTCTGAAATACTGTGATCGCGAACCTTTCCGAACGGTTCTGGGTCCTTCTCGAAGGTCAAACAAGTGGTGCCCCATTCTTTGAACAGTTTCGGCAGAGCGTAGGCCGGCTGACCGCGAATCACGAAAAGCCGAGAGTTGAGCTTACGCAGGCTGCGGTCCAAATCTTCCAGGCATTGGAGCAGAAATCTGGAAGGAAAAATGAGAAGGGTTAGAACAACTGTGACATTCTATGTATTCGAAATTGTATGACAAAATGTAGGGAATACTTAAGATTCCTTATTTTATATTTGCACTAATCAACCTGTAACTACAGAATCGCAAGTCTGAT encodes:
- the LOC131685414 gene encoding cryptochrome-1-like is translated as MGMTNQQNLTNKSGETAVGTGGMKQQQQRQQKHTVHWFRKGLRLHDNPALREGLKDATTFRCVFIIDPWFAGSSNVGINKWRFLLQCLEDLDRSLRKLNSRLFVIRGQPAYALPKLFKEWGTTCLTFEKDPEPFGKVRDHSISEICRELGIEVISAVSHTLYELDGIIEKNGGRAPLTYHQFQALFASMEAPSQPEQAITMTTIGNGTTPQSNDHDDKFGVPTLEELGFETEGLKPSIWVGGETEALARLERHLERKAWVASFGRPKMTPQSLFASQTGLSPYLRFGCLSTRLFYYQLTDLYKKIKKARPPLSLHGQLLWREFFYCAATENPNFDKMSGNPICVQIPWDHNADALAKWASGQTGFPWIDSIMTQLREEGWIHHLARHAVACFLTRGDLWISWEEGMKIFEELLLDADWSVNAGMWMWLSCSSFFQQFFHCYCPVKFGRKADPNGDYIRRYLPVLKNFPTRYIHEPWNAPESVQRAAKCIIGKDYPMPMVNHAIASRANMERIKQVYQQLAKYRIPTSDYESECPEKGGSEIADAMTAAKVQHMNVSSLNDSPSPNTIMANVNRSGNYLCRSNPSAQSDSNAKFITYHQNRPCVEPPAQLQQQVPTYFQQQEQQQQQQQLQQQQQQQHSEGQQSQVDQYNHHLSQRSSAYVVIKPDNSNMGVSNDDLMNAHFSTLQDQLNTSMIPLGASDKVDTKNFEYERNQENVYNSQFKVEYTDNFDSGYGMRNANFYNRDGDDGAVDQFQQQDEQSARLIKNSPVSNYQEAAAVADKTEHFCVNDFGTVSSLQMHRHLHPNQHQQRSAMADDYRRQQQQHQEQQMQQSPAFNGEEN